The DNA segment tgttttattaattaataaaactaaaaaatctaaacagggtttattttatttctggtTCTAGTTTATTTCTAGTTTTTTGCTAAGGCAACGTTAGTTTTTAACTTTTTCAATTTTAGATGAAacagtttaatttatattttaaatattttttatgtgttagtttcattttagtttaaatttTTCCAAGTTTCACTTTAGTTAAATTTTTAGCCTGTTAtgtgcttttttttcttttaaaaatatttttagaacTTTTACTTTATTAGaaattgaaatatatatatattttttcattttattaatcattttaatgccTCAACCTatacttatttcagtttattgctaagGCAACGTTTCTAGTTTCTTTCtagcccccccccaaaaaagtaaTACTTTGACCTGTtatatcatttcaactaacagAGGAGTTTTAGTTAATGAAATAATCCTGatattaaaagaaagaaaatgctgTGGCAGCGTCTTGTCAAGTGTCGTCTGTCATTcttcttattttctttattgaCTGTCTGATAGTGCGGTCTGGTGGTGATTTTGGCTCAGTTGGGCTGTTATGTTCCTGCTGACAGTTTGCGTCTCACACCGGTGGACAGAGTCTTCACTCGTCTTGGTGCTTCTGATCGCATCATGTCCGGTAGGTTCATGCTCCTTTTCCATCTTCTGTCCATGCATTGTGTGCAGCAAGATTGTGAattgatatatttcaaatcGATAAATGCCACATGGGCCTGTTTTATGGTCCAGTGGGGAAGAACATGTCATTTCACAGAATGCCACAATAAGCTCTATTTTCAGTAATATTACTCATTTCAATTGTCAACTTCCTTTAGGAATTCAGTTTCATTCACGCCAATAGATTAAAAATTTTTTTGAAATAAAGGATACATGCGCCCTGTTTTCTAGGTGAGAGTACCTTCTTTGTGGAGCTCAGCGAGACGGCCAGCATATTACTACACGCAACCAATCATTCTCTCGTCCTCCTTGATGAACTGGGTACATACACACTAGTCTACTTGTAAAGTGTAGTTTGGATCAAATCTCTTGTTTGACTTGAAGAAACGGATGCTATAACCTCTTAAATGTAGGCAGAGGCACGGCCACGTATGACGGCACAGCCATCGCCAGCGCAGTGGTGAAGGAGCTGTCGGAGAAGATCTGTTGCCGTACCCTGTTCTCCACACACTACCACTCGCTGGTGGAGGATCACACCCAGAATCCTGCCGTCAGGCTCGGACACATGGTCAGTCAGTCTTTCACTTATTTCAGTTAACtgacagaaagaaaaacatcGACACATTGTTATACACCTCAGAAAATAATTGTCCCTCAGTTTGTATGCAAACAAAACGTTTTTGTAACGTTAAATATAAGTGCATTTACAAACATACAAGCCCCATAGTCTTTTATCagtaatgtattattttgtttggtCATATGAGTTTACAAAGTATATAACAGTAGGTCACAGATTTTGTTCGGAcagaataatacattttttgttattgggTAAACAAAGGAGTAAAGAATTTACATTTCAACTATGTCTTTCGTAACATTCAAAACGGCTATTCTAGACCACTCAGATGAACATTTTTCAGAAGTACTTTTCTAttgatttaatgtttaaagtaCTTTATTGTAAAAGTTCTTTCTGCCATCCAATCTTGAAAGCCCTTAGTACTGCAAGGCAGGCGTGTGCAACATCGTTTACTATctgaatgtttatatttagttttgtgATGTAACTTACCGTTTCATTCAGGCCTGTATGGTGGAAAACGAATGCGAGGACCCCAGTCAGGAGACCATCACCTTCCTGTACAAGTTCATTGGTGGCGCGTGTCCCAAAAGTTATGGATTCAATGCAGCTCGCTTGGCAAATATTCCAGAGGAGGTTATCCAGTCCGGCCATAAAAAGGCTCGAGAGTTTGAGAGGAGCACGGTGTCTCTCAGGATATTCAAGTAAGTGACTTTTACCGTTTTATTAAACATTGGTAAACTAGGGCTGCACAACATATCACAAATGCAAGGATTtgcaataaatgaataatttaataCTAATTAATTAGATTAATGCAGAGAATGTTACCGGTGTGTTCACGAGTGCATGCAGATGATTTTGTTTGGAAGAACAGTcagaaataatgtaaaaaaactgcATGTTGGTTATATAATTTTCGTTCTCAAATGTGTGATTTGAAATGTATGTAATTTTCATATCACATTTTCTTGGACATGGCACACTTATGCGCAGCCTTGAAATAAACGGTAGTTTGAAGAAAATGTTCTGTTATACGACTGTGATGATTTTTTGGCATCGTTACATTACTTCATGACAATTTAGCACATTTTCCCACATTCATGTCACAAAATATTGCTGTTTTTGTAGTTCCCGTTATTCtgaatataatacaatatttgCCTTTTATCTTTTGTGATGAACTTTGACCTCAAACACATATAACAGTTGCTATGAGATTCATCGGATCAATTTTCCATCAGTCGCAAAATAACTTAAGTATTGCAAAGGTCAGATTTTCCCaccaaataactttttttttctcAACAGGAAATTCTGGTCATATGCTGAAGATGCGGCAGCTGCTCGTGAAGAGTTCAACAAACTGTTTCAAAAGATCTACAGTCTGTAATCAAAATAGCATTCACCCGTTCACATTTCCATGAGTTTTTGTATGTTGGTTTGTTTTACTTTGCCCATCTAGAAAACAATACTCACTACTAAAATGATCtaataaagtttattttcaaaaatgtaacACGTTCCTCTTTGACTAGGAAATTAAACCTTTGATTAATTACTAACAGCTACATAATGGTTATTGAGTACTTCACAATATATTAAGTCTAGATGTCATGGAACATGCATACAATTCCGGCTGTAAGAGAACCCAGTCACCAAATACAGTTGGATGGAGGGGGGGGAAGCGCAAATAAAACTGTACAGATACTCGCCAGAAGCGTCTTTAACATCTCCAGCAATGTCGTTTTGTGTTCGCACGTCACTTTACTCGCTGCGTTCGGAGCGAACGGCCGTGAGAATGAGATGCTTTCACAAGTCTAGTGTCTCATGCTTTTACCACATGACCCTGCGGTAAGCCAATCAGGATAAAGGGGCGGGATTGAAATCACACTGCATGTGGGCCAACGCGTTACACGAACATTGCCGGAGAATACGTTAGTGTTTCTCATCCTTTTTTCCTCAAATCTCTTTCACAGAAAGAACATACATCCTGCGACATGAGAACAAATACAGCAAGTCTAAGGTATAAACAACCCCAAAATTAAtatacttaataaaataaaaagacattcaAGTACATTTAAGATTTTTGcttgaaaatacaaaactacATGAGAAAGCattaaaatcaaacctcaataacatctttaaaaaaacaaaaccataAGTGAAGTGCTGGGTCTTTTTTTATCCGTACATTTACAATAGCATGGTGACTGTTGTCTGGAGAACAGATGCATGGGAAGCATTGCGAGTCTGTCATCCGTAAATCCCCGTCACGATCTTCCCGAGAGCATCGCGACTGCCCGTTAGTCTACACCGTCGCTGGCAAGGAACGGCGTCGGGCAACAGGATCACCAAGTCCACAGCAGAATGTTCGTTTTTCGTtcgtttaaataaaaatgtttcctcTCAGCTTCCGTCGTCTAAGTTTACACAAAGTCTTCTTTTTCAAAGAGTTCTTTTTGTTAAAATTGAATTATTTCTAGCTTGTAATCTCGTCTGCACTAGACTGAGCACATTAGAGTCTGTTAGTGCCCCGGGGTCGGGTCGGCGCGCTCCGTCTCAGTTGTGCTGCAGTGTGTTGGACTCTATAGGAGGGGCCGAATCGTACAGCGTGTCTGTGTCGTGAGTCGGCTCTCCCGCTAGTGTGCACGGGTTCGACAAAGTCCCTGCGCCACAATCGCAGAAAAACCTGCGAAGAGAGAAAAACTCTATCAGTGATGCTGCAGATGTGACAAAAATACAGCCCACTGAAAATTGCGAGGGTCACATTTAACGgcataaagaaatgtttttttatggaaTTCATCCGTTTTGATCATCAAAACGACTTCATAAAGAAGAAGAGACTGACCTATCGTGTCTAATGAATTCTACGTCGTGCCCTTGATGGCACTTCTTGATGCAGTTCACGCAGATGGCGTTTCGGTCTGTGGTGTTGCAGGTGTGACATCTGTACAGAAACAACAGAAGAGCTGTGAGAACGCAGCCCGAACCGCTCCAAATATCTTGAAAGACACCGGTGCGGAGCGTTACCTGTAAAAATCGTGCATTGGATAGCTGGTGTAACTGGAAATCTTGTACAGGCACTGACCTCTGCTCACCGCTTTTTCAATGGCATCCTGGTTGTTCACGATTTTATTGTCTGCAAAGAAAATTCCACAAATACATGTCAATCGTTTTGGGTTTGGTTGATCCTCGAAGgaacaaaacagatttttttccattttaccTTTCATTGTGACGTTGACACCAGATGCAAGAAACAGTCCGCCAAAGCGATTGTTGAAAATCTGATTGCCTTCTAGCGTTGCTGTAGCGTGATTCGTGATCTCGATACCTGTCCAACAAAACAATGTTCACGATTACTCGCATAGAACTATTAAATATCCCAAAATTTGacttttaatggcatttataTCAAAATGCAGCTTTCTAAATGCTCATTGTGAGCAATTCCATGGAGAACCACCCGACTCAGAATGTCCATTTTGACCGATCAAAGTAACGTTTCGTATAATTTAAGACGTAAACATTACCAAAATGTATAGAAATTGTTAAAGAAAGACATGTACCAGCCGCGAAACCGTCGAATATTCTGTTCTTGCGAAGCACAGGGTGACTGTTGGTACTGATGAGAACTCCTGCTTGGGCGTTCCTGAAGATGTCGTTCTCTTCCAACAAACCTGTGACATGAACAAAACACCTCATGATGAGAATCGGCAAACAAACAACCTGACGTCAAATCAAATCTAAACGATGCCAGGCGGTCACCTCGTCCTCCATTGAAAATGCAGATTCCTCCATCTCGCCCGTCGTGGATCTTGTTTCTGCGGAGTGTGGGGTTGCTGTCGGTCTTGATCCAAACTCCGGCCATGGCGTTGTCGAAGATCTCGTTGTCTTCGATAAAACCCAAGCCTGAGGAGACATTCAGAACAGACGGATCAGATTGAAATACAAATGGTCACACGCACAGAAGCTCCAGAAAACATCAGGAGGATGCCTTACCTGAATTGTAAACCAGAATTCCCCCGTTCTGTCCACCCCAGATCTTATTTCTCCTGATCTTGGGATTGCTGCCAGTTCTACCAGACCAAACGCAGATGGATAAGAATCGGTTGTCACTATATTCAAACATTCAGACACGTGATGTAAAACCAGCACTGACCTGATCTGAACTCCAGAGTACATGTGGTTATAAATGTCATTATCCTCCAGCACACCGTGACCGTTATCATAGAAATAAACGCCCACCTGGAGACAGACAATCATTCATTAGCTTCAACACGCTGGGTGTACGTCAGGGCGCTCCGAGTGTTTTACACACCTGTTTCCCGCTGTGTATTCTGTTTCTGCGCAGTACAGGAGTGCTGCCCGTGGTCACCCAAACACCAGCCAGTGTGTTACTGTACACCTCGTTCTCCTCGATCACACCCTGACCCTTTTCATGCTGTCATCACACAACCAGACACGAGACGCTTCATTAGGAGATTTGTTTACTTTTACATCAGCGTGCGTTATGGTTTCGTCTGTTCGCTCACCACATAGATTCCTCCGTGCTGTCCGTCGTGGATCTTGTTGTGCCGGACGATCGGGCAGCTGTTGGTCCGGATCTGGATGCCAGCTAGAGCGTTGCCATAGATATCATTCCCTTCGATGAGACCTCTGCCATCGCCGAATATGTAAACGCCACCCTGGTTGCCATTAAATATGGCATTACCCCTGTGAACCACCAAAAGAGGCGTTATAAGTGACTGCAAATCAGTTCTCAACTTCAGACACACGTTCCGAATGTCTTAAACTGGACGTGTCCGATGAGACACAGCCAGAAGTGAATCACACATATATATGGGATACCTGATCGTGGGGTCACTGTTTGAGGTAATCCACACGCCTGCAAAATTGTTTGCATAGATCTTGTTCTCGATGAACTGGCCTCGGCCCTTCTCGTGCACGTAGATGCCGCCCGTCTGTCCGTGATGGATCTCGCAGCGCACTACTGTAGGGTTCGCATACGCCTTCACCTCGAAACCTGCTATCCGGTTCCTGTGGATGTTGCAGCTTTCAAAGTAGCCCTGTGGAGGGAGCCAGAGAGTCACCGTTAGGAAATAATGGTCTCATCCTGATcgtcgcaattattgcacatctctatagaagacactagggggagctgtagtgcctgcatTTAGTGTGTATAGCCTAACTAAAGTATGGTAATAATGGTCAAATGTACCACCTCAACACCATCACTTTAAGAAAAGCTTTAAAACATATACTGCAgcacaatttaatattatttaagctaatctcagtgtgaaaaccagtctaccaacatttcattaacaaagaagtaacattttattgtgtcttgcgagtgagaaaaaaacagactagaagcttttctatgactgatagcattttaatggtggcttcaattcaccccTGATCAATTGACTCAATTTACAAGTACTATTATTGACACGTAAAACCTGACCCCATTTTTCCCAATGtattatattcagaacaatacgGTCATTTCaaagccaaataaaaaatgtatgagaaataaatgtcaaagccccaaaacagaccattaatcgtcataatcgcaatgacttattagacaattaatcgtcagccaaatgtcataaccgtgacagccctagtcatcATTGTGCTGCATCAGCGTTTACTGCGTTATAAATGCGCGGTGAGGTCACGAGACAACACGCCTGCATGTTAATAGCATGAAACAGCATGCACTTGACCGTGTATACTTGGCAGCTCACTTGGAGCGCACTTTCGATGAAACATTTCACCAAGATGTTTCTCACCATGCCGTGGTCAAACGTG comes from the Triplophysa rosa linkage group LG9, Trosa_1v2, whole genome shotgun sequence genome and includes:
- the fbxo11a gene encoding F-box only protein 11a isoform X1; protein product: MNSVRATNRRPRRVSRPRPVPPERNNAERDEDVPAEMVAEESGQGAQNSPYQLRRKSLLPKRTACPTKTSMEGASTSTTENFGPRAKRARVSGKSQDLPVTPAEQYLQVKLPDEVVLKIFSYLLEQDLCRAACVCKRFSELANDPILWKRLYMEVFEYTRPMMHPESGKFFQINPEDHEQPNPWKESFQQLYKGAHVKPGFAEHFYSNPARYKGRENMLYYDTIEDALGGVQEAHFDGLIFVHSGIYTDEWIYIESPITMIGAAPGKVADKVFIENTRDSTFVFMEGSEDAYVGYMTIKFNPDDKSAQHHNAHHCLEITVNCSPIIDHCIIRSTCTVGSAVCVSGQGASPTIKHCNISDCENVGLYITDHAQGIYEDNEISNNALAGIWVKNHGNPIIRRNHIHHGRDVGVFTFDHGMGYFESCNIHRNRIAGFEVKAYANPTVVRCEIHHGQTGGIYVHEKGRGQFIENKIYANNFAGVWITSNSDPTIRGNAIFNGNQGGVYIFGDGRGLIEGNDIYGNALAGIQIRTNSCPIVRHNKIHDGQHGGIYVHEKGQGVIEENEVYSNTLAGVWVTTGSTPVLRRNRIHSGKQVGVYFYDNGHGVLEDNDIYNHMYSGVQIRTGSNPKIRRNKIWGGQNGGILVYNSGLGFIEDNEIFDNAMAGVWIKTDSNPTLRRNKIHDGRDGGICIFNGGRGLLEENDIFRNAQAGVLISTNSHPVLRKNRIFDGFAAGIEITNHATATLEGNQIFNNRFGGLFLASGVNVTMKGKMEKNLFCSFEDQPNPKRLTCICGIFFADNKIVNNQDAIEKAVSRGQCLYKISSYTSYPMHDFYRCHTCNTTDRNAICVNCIKKCHQGHDVEFIRHDRFFCDCGAGTLSNPCTLAGEPTHDTDTLYDSAPPIESNTLQHN
- the fbxo11a gene encoding F-box only protein 11a isoform X2 — encoded protein: MNSVRATNRRPRRVSRPRPVPPERNNAERDEDVPAEMVAEESGQGAQNSPYQLRRKSLLPKRTACPTKTSMEGASTSTTENFGPRAKRARVSGKSQDLPVTPAEQYLQVKLPDEVVLKIFSYLLEQDLCRAACVCKRFSELANDPILWKRLYMEVFEYTRPMMHPESGKFFQINPEDHEQPNPWKESFQQLYKGAHVKPGFAEHFYSNPARYKGRENMLYYDTIEDALGGVQEAHFDGLIFVHSGIYTDEWIYIESPITMIGAAPGKVADKVFIENTRDSTFVFMEGSEDAYVGYMTIKFNPDDKSAQHHNAHHCLEITVNCSPIIDHCIIRSTCTVGSAVCVSGQGASPTIKHCNISDCENVGLYITDHAQGIYEDNEISNNALAGIWVKNHGNPIIRRNHIHHGRDVGVFTFDHGMGYFESCNIHRNRIAGFEVKAYANPTVVRCEIHHGQTGGIYVHEKGRGQFIENKIYANNFAGVWITSNSDPTIRGNAIFNGNQGGVYIFGDGRGLIEGNDIYGNALAGIQIRTNSCPIVRHNKIHDGQHGGIYVHEKGQGVIEENEVYSNTLAGVWVTTGSTPVLRRNRIHSGKQVGVYFYDNGHGVLEDNDIYNHMYSGVQIRTGSNPKIRRNKIWGGQNGGILVYNSGLGFIEDNEIFDNAMAGVWIKTDSNPTLRRNKIHDGRDGGICIFNGGRGLLEENDIFRNAQAGVLISTNSHPVLRKNRIFDGFAAGIEITNHATATLEGNQIFNNRFGGLFLASGVNVTMKDNKIVNNQDAIEKAVSRGQCLYKISSYTSYPMHDFYRCHTCNTTDRNAICVNCIKKCHQGHDVEFIRHDRFFCDCGAGTLSNPCTLAGEPTHDTDTLYDSAPPIESNTLQHN